One genomic window of Mauremys mutica isolate MM-2020 ecotype Southern chromosome 5, ASM2049712v1, whole genome shotgun sequence includes the following:
- the LOC123370619 gene encoding N-acetyltransferase family 8 member 3-like isoform X2, with the protein MAAGRPEQRAPNGPAVTPQRCTPAGVPGPRGPMAPYRIRQYEDGDYEAVRTMFGHGIMEYAPAAYIHVLKCLQTQLLFLGLFLAVFAASGSLLVSLLALLLTLIGGWFYIRSLWTEYVQQSLRNDLLDIRRTYLEAADSCFWVAEAEGVVVGMVGAVLPEDPSERGRALELKRMSVGREHRGRGIGRALCRTVIRFAQERGYSAVVLSTSMVQYSAQQLYESLGFRRVLERFPSRLASFLQFSVFCYRYEIPGSR; encoded by the coding sequence AGTGCCTGGGCCGCGCGGCCCCATGGCCCCGTACCGCATCCGGCAGTACGAGGATGGTGACTATGAGGCAGTGCGCACCATGTTCGGCCATGGGATTATGGAGTACGCTCCTGCTGCCTACATCCACGTGCTGAAGTGTCTCCAGACCCAGTTGCTCTTCCTGGGCCTGTTCCTCGCGGTGTTCGCAGCCTCCGGGTCCCTCCTGGTCTCCCTCCTGGCTCTCCTGCTCACTCTCATCGGGGGCTGGTTTTACATCCGGTCTCTCTGGACCGAGTACGTCCAGCAGTCTCTTCGCAACGACCTACTGGACATCCGGAGAACCTACCTGGAGGCAGCAGACTCTTGTTTCTGGGTGGCAGAGGctgagggggtggtggtgggcatGGTGGGGGCCGTCCTGCCGGAGGACCCCTCGGAAAGGGGGCGCGCCCTGGAACTGAAGCGCATGTCCGTGGGGAGGGAGCACCGGGGCCGGGGCATTGGCAGGGCGCTCTGCAGGACGGTCATCCGCTTCGCCCAGGAACGCGGGTACAGTGCGGTCGTGCTGTCCACCTCCATGGTTCAGTACTCGGCCCAGCAGCTATACGAGAGCTTGGGCTTCCGGAGGGTCTTGGAGAGGTTCCCATCCCGCCTCGCCAGCTTCCTGCAGTTCTCCGTGTTCTGTTACCGATACGAGATTCCAGGATCTCGCTGA